GTCGCCATCCGCATCTTCGAGGCTCCCCGGCCCGCTCTAAGCCGGGAGCCTTCACCCCTCATAGGAGCGTCCGATGGCAACTCGACCGTCGTTCAACAAGCGGCAAAAGGAACAGGCGCGACAGGAAAAGAAGAAGCGCAAGGACGAAAAGCGCGAGCAGCGGGACGTGGAGAAGGCCACCCGCCCGACGTCCGCCACGGGAGAGGATCCCGACATCGCCGGGATCGTCCCCGGTCCCCAGCCCGCCGTCGACTAGTCCAAGCGGGTGATGCGGCCTCGAGCGGATGATCATGTCCGCGCGAGGCCGCTTCGAATCAGAACTGCACGGCGGTCGGGACGGAAACGGAGTTGACGAGAGGGTTTCCGATCCCGAGCTGGCCACGCGCATTCGATCCCCAGCAATAGATCGTCCCGTCGGTCGCGACGGCGCACGTCTGCTCGTCCCTGGCTTCGATCGCAGCGAACGTGAGACCGCCGGCGACCCGAACCGGCGAGCTCGCCGATCCCCCCGGGCGGCCGAGCTGGCCGTTTCCGTTCTCCCCCCAGCACCAGGCGACTCCCGTCGAATCCAGCGCACAGGTGTGGCTCGAGCCGCCCGTGATGGCGACGAAGGTCACGCCGGAAGGGGGAGTGACCAGATTGGGCGAGTAGGTCTGGCTTCCGCTCGCGCTCGAACCGAGCTGACCGGAGTAGTTGGCTCCCCAGCAATACGTGGTTCCGGCGCTCGTGATTGCGCAGGTGTGGCTGCCGCCCAGGCCGAACGCGTCGACGGGTCCGGGGAGAGGCGGCCGAACCGGCCGCGAGACGACACTGTCGTGCCCGATTCCGAGCCGGCCGGAGTTGTTGAACCCCCAGCAATAGAGGTCACCGCTCGAAGTGACACCACAGGTATGGAAGACGCTGCTCTTGAGTAGAGACAGCTCGAGCAGGGGCTGTCCTGCTCCCGGCGATTGGACCTGGAGTGGCACCTCGCTCTCGTCGGTGGAGGAGCTGCCGAGCTCGTGATCGCTGGAGTTGTACCCCCAGCAATACGGGTTCCCCTGCAGATTGGTGGCGCAGTTGGAGTAGTAGCCCGACGCCATCGAGCTGAAGGAGCTCGACGAAATGCGAAGCGGAACTACCGAGTAGTCGAGAAACGGGTCGCCGAGCTCCAGGTTTCCGTTCTCGCCCCAGCAATAGACCTCGTCGTCCAAGGTGACGCCGCACGTGAAATCGCTCCCCGCCGAGATCGAGCGGAACGAGAGGCCGATGGTCGCTTGCACGGCCCCGAACTCGTCGTCGCCCTCCGCGCCCATTCCGAGCTGTCCGAGGTCGTTGCTTCCCCAGCACCAGATCTCTCCCGTACGGAGCAGCGCGCACGTGTGGGTCTCGCCCATCGCGAGCTGCACCGCGGGCCGACGCGGCGTCACGGTGATCATGGCCTGGCCCTGTCGACCGCTGGTCGACGCCGTGATCGTGGCGACGCCGGCGGCGACCGCCGTGGCCGTTCCGGTCGAGTCGACCGACGCGACGTTCGGATCCGAAGATGACCAGGCGATGGTCCTGCCCTGTAGAACCGTCCCAGTGTCGTCGACGGCCTGTACCTGCAACGTCACCAGGTCACCGACACTCAGTGTGAAGGGTCCACCCAAAACATAAACGGCGGAGACGTCTGCCTGGTTCACGACGACGTCGAGCTCGGCCTCCACTCCGTCGACCGTGGCGGTGATCGTTGCCGTGCCCAAGTGGACGCCGGTCACCCGTCCGGCGGCGTTCACCAGCGCGATCCCGTGGTTGGACGATGCCCACGCGACCGTCTTGCCGGTGACCTCGCGATCGCCTTCGTCGTAGGCCCTGGCCGTGAGCTGGATCGACTTGTTCTCCTTCACCGTCGGTGCGACAGGCGTCAGGTCGACCCGGACGACCACGCCAACGTTGCCCTCGTCTCCAGCGCCCCCGCCGACGCCACCCTCGCCCCCGTGCCCGGAAACGCCCCCTTCACCGCCGGCGCCATCGCCCCCCGAGCCTCCCGTCTCGCCGGAGCCGCCCTCGCCACCGTGGCCCGCATCGCCGCCGTGTCCACCCGCGCCGGCGTCGCCACCACCGTGCCCGCCGGAGCCGCCCTGCCCACCGCCGCCGTGCCCAGCGTGACCTCCGCCGCCGCCCTGCCCAGCGGAACCGCCGTCCCCGCCCGCTCCAGCTTCTCCACCGCCGCTCCCGGCGATACCGCCACTGCCTCCATCGCCGGACGTGCCGGGATCGCGGTGTGACGACGAACCGCCACAAGCGGCGGCGACCAGCAGAAGGAGGGAAGCGAGCATGGCCGCCCCTCCTCCTGCTCCGCGCGGAGCGACCATCCGCCGTTCGTGTGAACCAACCAGAAGCGTGCGGGCCATTGATCTCTTCCTTTCGGCGGCTTCAATGCGGAATGGACCGCCCCTCGAGCTAGATGATTCCTCGTTGCGACGGGACGAAGTTCCGCCAACCGCCCAAGGACCGATTCGCAAACCAATTCCAGACAAAAGAAGCGGCCTCGAGCGGATGATCGTGTCCGCGCGAGGCCGCCTCGAATCAGAACTGCACCGCGGTCGGGACGTCGACCCAGTCGACGAAATCGCCGATCCCGAGCTGCCCGCCCCAGTTGTCGCCCCAGCAGTAGATCGATTCGTCCGTGGCGACCGCGCACGTCTGGTCGGCGCGCGCCGCGATTGCACGGAACGTCAGGTCGCCGGATACGAGTACCGGAACGCTCGAGTCGCCACCCGGTCGCCCGAGCTGGCCGGACCAATTCCCGCCCCAGCACCACGCGGAGCCGGTCGAGTCCAGAGCGCAGGTGTGTTCCTCCCCTGCTGCGATTGCCACGACGGACAAACCGGGAGGCAGCGCTACCGGAGTGGGCGTCGGGATCCGGGTACTGGTTCCTCCCGTGCCGAGCTGACC
The Vulgatibacter incomptus DNA segment above includes these coding regions:
- a CDS encoding Ig-like domain-containing protein, whose amino-acid sequence is MVVRVDLTPVAPTVKENKSIQLTARAYDEGDREVTGKTVAWASSNHGIALVNAAGRVTGVHLGTATITATVDGVEAELDVVVNQADVSAVYVLGGPFTLSVGDLVTLQVQAVDDTGTVLQGRTIAWSSSDPNVASVDSTGTATAVAAGVATITASTSGRQGQAMITVTPRRPAVQLAMGETHTCALLRTGEIWCWGSNDLGQLGMGAEGDDEFGAVQATIGLSFRSISAGSDFTCGVTLDDEVYCWGENGNLELGDPFLDYSVVPLRISSSSFSSMASGYYSNCATNLQGNPYCWGYNSSDHELGSSSTDESEVPLQVQSPGAGQPLLELSLLKSSVFHTCGVTSSGDLYCWGFNNSGRLGIGHDSVVSRPVRPPLPGPVDAFGLGGSHTCAITSAGTTYCWGANYSGQLGSSASGSQTYSPNLVTPPSGVTFVAITGGSSHTCALDSTGVAWCWGENGNGQLGRPGGSASSPVRVAGGLTFAAIEARDEQTCAVATDGTIYCWGSNARGQLGIGNPLVNSVSVPTAVQF